cttgatatttTTGGACAATCTTTTTGACGAATTGTTCGTTTAAATAATAACAGAACACACATTATCAAAACGAAAATGGGTGAAAAATATGCATCCCTTTGAAGCTTTTGTTTCTGAATGTTTATGACGCTTTACTTCCATTCTTTACCCGATTCAGTTTCCGTCATATTTTGTGAACTTTTTTTCTGTATCAAACATTGAATACAAATTATTGAGAAAAGAATCGAGCAATGCTTCACTGTAAAATGTCAGACTGTCCAGTCTTGAACTAACTAGAATATCCATTTGATAAAAAGGAAAGAGAAGCTAGCATATATAAACAATTCCACGTCTCTAAAACATAATATTAGCTTGCTAAGGGTTACGATACACCTTGGTGGATTAAGATGCATCATTTCTAGCAAAGGGTTACGGTCCAGTAGAGAGTAAGGGACTGGATCGTAAAAGATGGCAAAGAAATGAAGATAGTTCAATTACCcataaaatgtgtaaaaagttcTCTATTGTAAAGATTCACTTTCGAGAAAGAAATGATTAATAAACGCACAGGGTGAAGTCTCCAGCTATAGTACTCAatctgttaatttttattgtagttaTTGCCCTTTCATTGATAGCTTAATTAGAACTACAGTATTTGAATAGTGAATACACCAATATGAGTGAATATGACATGGCTTCTAACATGACATGTCTAATTTAACAGAGAGAGAAGCTTTAATTGTTATAGCTATATGGAATGTATTGAAAACAAACGTGACTTTCCCCCTTAAAGTTCGTGCAAACAATATGTTTCACTTTACCAagatattattttcaaacataaagATAAATAACAAAGACAAGCATTCATTTACTTAACCTTTATCATATTCTTAATGTTTCAAAGTGTGTTTAtgatgtaaatgtttttttccccAAAGATTGACGGATTATATTTGATACGCGACTTTTTTTCTAGTAAGAGGTCGTGAATACATGTGTGTCTTGACACGCAAATTATACACGCAGAAGTACataatacaatttatatataaataccaACGTGCGCTATCTCAACCTTTCTTACGTTTTATTTGGATTAATggtttttattatctattttctGTTATCTGCATGTAAAGTGTCGatattaattgaataatctgtTATCCACCTAAATCGAGATTATGAGAGAAGTTGAACGCTTGAGATCTCAAAATCTAGATATTCACGAGAAATATTTACCTGAGTCACACATGTATCTTACTGTTTTAAGTCATAAGTGTatcttattgttattttttgtgttttctttttgatatttagAAGATTCGTTGTGATGACGGATCGTCAATAGCTATATAGCATCTCTTAAATTTATTCACAGCTGTGTTGGACTTGAGAATTTTCAGATACTGAAAAATTGCATGGACAGTTGTCTTTTCGAAGACTATCgccctttgaaaaaaatgttattatctGACAATTACAATTTCTTCAAAGTACAACAGTCTTCAACAACTTTAGCATAGTCTCTAATAATTCCCTACCTCTCCCTTACGTTTTGGAGTATTTCAATAAGATGTATAGAATAATTCTGACACAGCTAAGCTCAGGCACGTGTCTCAGGATATTTTCCCCTTTATACCTTAAGGTATATAGGGGGGAAATCTGAGACAAATGCCTGTGCAGCTAAGGTACATGCAAGCATATGAAGTAGGTGTAGGTTAGCCTTCCAAGTCAAGTGATGAAATCGGCGTAACACGTTTAACAAGGAAGTATAgtaaaaatctgttttaaaaagatttaatcGAAGAAACTGTAACAGCCATCGATCATTGTTTATTAATACCCGATTTTCAGTAGAATAACTCAAATGTATGGTTGTGAATTGTCTCTGGATGGTCTTTTTCCCTTTCGTAGCGAGGTTGTGTAtgttaaattgaaattgaacAATAAGGATATATTGCTTGTTTGATTGATCTGCATATATATCTTgaattgttctatttttttttttaggccaaatcaaatttttaacatttacaaatgGATTAGTATAGCTAACAGGGCTACATACCATGAGAagacaccactgtcccaggttaggaggaTGCatggttgggatcctgctaacatgtttaactccgccacattctttatgtatgtgcctgaaTTGTTTGACATTAGTGAATTCGGGGTCATTTATGgcggactatgcggtatgggttttgctcattgttgaaggccgtacggtgacctaaagctGTTAATTGCAGTGTCATGATcgtgtggagagttgtctcattggcaatcataccacgtcttctctttctttttttttttttttattaattatcatttttCTTATTCTTGATTTTTGCGTGCTAAGAACAGCAGGAGCAAACACAAATCAAGAGTCACTGGTTTGACCAAACCGCGGTCATCGGACATGCGATGCTACGACCTCCTGCAAGTATATTCATGCACTACAATAAGACTTTTATACATTTCTTTTGCCTATTTTGATGTACATTATGTTCTAGTATAGTCATGTTACATGTTACTGTAAATTACcttttataaacagaaataaGAAGTTGTGGTTTGAGTGACaatccatccaagtcacaatgtataaaaatttaacaactatagatcaaagtacggcctttaacacggagcattggctcacaccgaacatcaAGAACAAAACCGCGAGTGAAAAcggccccaaaatgactattCATGACTGTTATAAAGGCATCTGGATTATAATTCTCATATTCCGTGTCATAGGATAGTACACCTGAAGTATTTGTGGATAAAACATAAATGCacggttttatttttatttttgaaaataaaaatttatgagGATTTgctatattacaaaatataacatgcaTCGAGGCTTTTAAGCATACGCATATGCAAAATATAGTTATTTGTATAATTAGTTGTTAAACTCTTTGATGACAAACTGCTACAGGGACAACTGAGTGATGGAGAATATAGTCGCTAACACTTCCGAGTATTGTCCTCCGAATAGCTCCCAAACCACGTGATCCAGTAACAATCATGGCCGCCCCTACATCTTTTGCTGTTTGTATAACTCCTTCTCCTGGATTTTTTGAATGGACGGCTTTAACCTCACCTGCAATCTGATTGAAAGAAAGAGGTTAATGCAATATCtaattttattgtatacaaaagagataactaaaataaacattgaaagGTTTTGAATAGAAAGTTGGTGTTTATATTTTTACGGTCTGAAATCCATTTCatcgattttcaacatttaatgaAGTTTTTCAATGAGCTTACTTTTCCTAGTAGTTATATTcttaagtaaattaaaaaaaaatatgcaacaaCATTAAGACCATGGATAATACTGACAACATGTTTAGTGCGCAGAAGTGAGCAGTAGATATTAAAGTTATCACCCATTCCCCccttattgttttgttttccttttacaaGTACTTGTACACATATACAATCTGGAATATACACTGATGTCTTTTTATAAAGTTTGTGTGCTGTTAATGATTTACATCTCTTAATTTTAATACCTTTGAATCAAGCAACATTCTTGCAAATATTTCTAATTTATCTTTCAGTATTTTACGTTCAGCTGACATTGACTCTGCTAATTCAGACGTGGCTCGGTCACCATCAGCATCTATAAAATATCGTAAAACTAAATTGAAGATAAACAAACATTTCACATATATtacatgataatttttttttaaagtctagtCGAATCGCAACAGTTATTGATCTCGAAAGACGTCGAGATGCGATTTTTAATATTCCAAGTCTATGTCGTGATCGGGGCTTCATTTctagtttatatttataaagtctttctgaattatttctataaatgcatgtctaacaatttgttttgttgttgttttttgtgcGAGTTTGATTTTCTTACTGGTATACAAATAATCTGAAAGTATCCAGTATGGTTTGagtttttaagacattttatttatttttttatgttaatgcattgcttatttgtaattttttaaagtatttgagAAGAACTTGTTGTTTATTCAGATTTTTTACGAGTAGACGCAATTTGAATGTATATACGATGAATATTATGTAAGCTGCATGTAGCCAATGCCCATCCGTACTGTACATGTCGAGGCCAGACAAGTGCTATAAATACCTAAAGGTGCTTCAAATGAACACTTGTGTCTcatatcaaattttgttttggaaaacaCATGACACTCTCTACCAATAtctttttcagtaattttgatTCAGAAATAAAGTCAAGTATACTATGAGAAAATGTGTTGTCTTATAAGATTATTCgggtaaaaaatcaaagatctAACGTTTCAGAAAGTACCATAAGCCGATGACAGTGGATCGGTAGTACTTATTGAAATGGCTGAAATGATAATTTATTATCGTACTGTGACAGAGTATATTTTTACGTATATGATTTATtagtattttacattttatcatatGCCAGATATTAGACTTTATTACTTTACTCTGATTATTTGATCTTTTGGTTTATAGTCTATTATCTCTTTACACTTTAAAATGTATGGAAGTTCTAGTCAGTCATACTTCATTGAGCATAGTTGTAATAGTATCTACCTGTCCAACTCATTAGTAAATTAATTGTCACACCTTGTTTACCTTTATGGTCAATTCTTATTGGTCATTCTGGACACACCTCAGATTTTGGAAAAGAAGTAATGGTGGTTAACTCTTGAAATTTGGAGacatacatatttaatatatacttcTTATTTAAACCGTATATAGTGATGAAAATTATATAGAGACATTATATTTAGTGCTCGTGATTACTCACTGAAGTTTCCATACTTTGGAACAACTGTAGTTATTGAAAATTACATTCTTTATATCTGGTAAGTAGATTTTATATTCTTTGTGGTGTATGAAAGGCGTATGCAGTGCATGCTATACAATTCTGCCCGTTTATAGTAAGGTTTGCCCATAGACCTTAGATATGATAGGAGTAAGATAGTTGATGTATTAATCTGAGAATATATGATTTGAATCTGTAGTTTAAATGTAGAAAGGGAGATTTACGAATGATTTTGAAagtgaccttgacctttcaGTTATGGATCTATGACGTCACATTGACAATTGCATTCATATTGTCATATATGGTTATTCTGTGTAATagcttgattttattatatcagtctttaatatgttgtattttatataaGGGATCACTATTTTCCAAGATCCTAGTATTTACTATTGTGTATTATTTTCAGGACACATAGATTATGATGTCCCTGTAACATACTGGTTGTACTGTAGATGTTAGATTTATAACCTGGTTCCACAGATTGGTAAGGGTcatattatagggttattgcatgaatattggggaatattgtcccgagtagaattttatattgcacgagcttgcgagtgcaatatatgttctacgagggacaatatttcccaatattcatgcaataacccttttattgtatagcaatataatatttgaaagtaaaaattggtttaaactaagatttaaacgttgatgacgtcatgaatttcgaagatttattgcactagtgcaatattagaatttattgcacgctaacttttggttacgttctgtgggaaatattatattgctatacaataatatattatattgtaccTACATAGATATTATACATTACAGTAGTGCATACGAACTTAATAGAATAGAATACTATAGTGAACATATAATAACCTTTGTATGCTAAAAGGTTTTACGAATGACACTCGTTTATGAAGTACGATACATTCGACTTGTTTATAATACACTTGGTTGATTATAATGATATACTATTTGATACGACTTATCAAAAGCATGCATTTATATTTAGAAAGATATAATTGCAAGTGTATTGCATATTGTGAATGTCACCGCATTCTTGATACTCAGTATAGTTTATTGTAAATGGAATAGATTATTATTTACGATCTTGTGACATTGTTATTACGCCagtataatatttatatgtttatagtaTAAGACTTTAATAAGACTGtgatattgataaatgtgatAACTATATGCTATTGTTATTGCAGGGTTATTTATTTCCTATATTTACTTAATAAAGTGATGTCAAAGAACCCTAGACTTGTCGTTTATGGATACCCCGTAAAACACGACTATCACAGTACCCCGCTCCAAAAGAAGGAGAAAGACTGAATTGTTAATGTTCATCAGAAACTTCTTTCCATGCACGGAACTACAAATAAGAGCTGTCAGAAATTATGTATGATATGCCTCTCGTGAGCATGCTTTTCATAATTTACTTAAAGATTGTCACTGTTCAAAAATAAGCtgttaaaccaagagttccaagtggTGAAGTCGGAACCatccttttgaaattttatcatgtttatggacGGCATCACGCGTTTGTTGACTGTagtggaatatttttttcatagataACGACGGATATGTTCCAATTGTCGTAATCAAATTTCCATCCTCCTTTTACCCGACTGTGACCTGAAGGGTGCCACATGCGGAGGAGGGTATGCTTgccccttccggagcacatgagatcccTCTAATCTGTGATCTGATTCATGTTGCTCACTTATCGttgtttatgtaatgtattGCATACTGTAAcagttgtttgtcttttgttctttttgttttggtttataaGTTAAGTATAAATTTGTCTAAGCCCCGCTTTTTTAAGGCATTTCTTACGCTCCCGAACGTGAACTATGTATACTTCTACTACTAGCGAAGCTGTTTATATAGTATCACTTACGGTATACCCATTTTGTCGATTCAAGCTTAGTTCCTAGTTCGACTGTATACACCAGGACCACATGATCATGTGGTTTATGCACATTGTCTTTGTACcctgaaaaatcaaaataagaaaaataaaataaatcacttA
This DNA window, taken from Mytilus trossulus isolate FHL-02 unplaced genomic scaffold, PNRI_Mtr1.1.1.hap1 h1tg000211l__unscaffolded, whole genome shotgun sequence, encodes the following:
- the LOC134701072 gene encoding uncharacterized protein LOC134701072, which gives rise to MASVEEGTTNEGKRIIVIAMDGSVHAKYALTWYKDNVHKPHDHVVLVYTVELGTKLESTKWVYHADGDRATSELAESMSAERKILKDKLEIFARMLLDSKIAGEVKAVHSKNPGEGVIQTAKDVGAAMIVTGSRGLGAIRRTILGSVSDYILHHSVVPVAVCHQRV